CGCGCTTACATTAACTGGAGTAGTTACGCCTACAGCTCATCTTCCCCCAAAGGAGCCCCAGAAGCCTTTGAGCAGCGTCTCAAACAAATGCAAGTTGTATTACACAATCAGGATAATCGGGAACATGATTTACTCGATTCAGATGATTATTACCAGTTTCAGGGGGGGTTAACCGTAGCGGTGCGGGGGTTAACTGGCAAAAATCCTCAAACCTACTTTGGTGATAATTCTATCCCTGAAAAGCCCAAAGTTCGACAGCTAAAGGAAGAGATTGCCCGAGTGTACCGTTCTCGTGTAGTGAATCCTAAGTGGATTGAGGGAGTTATGCGCCATGGTTACAAAGGAGCATTTGAAATGGCAGCAACGGTAGATTATTTGTTTGCCTATGATGCTACCGCTAATTGTGTGGCAGACCATATGTATCAAGGAGTAGCTCAGGGGTATTTATTTGACTCAGATGTGCAAGAGTTTGTCCAACAAAAAAATCCATGGGCCTTGCGAGATATGGCAGAACGCTTACTGGAAGCCAATCAGCGGGGATTGTGGCAGTCAGTTGCACCAGAGACCTTAGAGAAATTGAGAGCGATCGCATTACAAGCAGAAGCAGTGATTGAAGGGGAAAATTTTGGGATTGTATAGCTAGGGAACAGGGAATAGGGAATAGGGAATAGGGAGTAGGGAATAGAAATATGTTTTAACCTTTACTTCGACTGCTATAGCGCTACGCGCAAGGCAAGAGGCAAAGGGAAAAAGGCAAAAGTTCACTACAACAGCTTTTGCTGCTTGTATAAATGTCCTAAGCTTAATGCGTAGTGCTATATAGTTAGACGCTTAAGTCTATTTAACATAAAATTGCTTTAACTTAGAAGCTATGTCTTCTGGATTTGTCCCATTAGGAAACACTAAAATGGCCTTAATTTTGTTGTTATCAATTATTTCTGGTAAGCGATGTAATTGTTGATCAGAAATAGCAATTCCATCATAGGTTTCGGCATAATCTACTTCTTTGGTAAAATTTTTATCATTATAAGCTTGAATAAAAACTCGATCTACATTCCATTTTGGCCAGTCGGCAGCAAAATATTTTTTAGCCCAATAAGGATTATGATGACAAAGATCAAAACTAACCTTTGGGTTAGCTTGTTTCATAGCACCGATCATTTCTTGTGAAAAAGCGGTTAACTTATTAGTGCGATTTACTTTACCTGGCAACTCGGCATGGTAACCCAGATAATCGTCCCATTGGACTGCATCAATTTTAGGATATTTTTCGACAAATTCTACTAAAATATCTCTAAAAAAATTAGCAACTTCAGGAATTTCTACATCAAGAATATAATGCTCGATTCCCGGATAGGTGCGGTCAACGCCCGGTACAACCCATTTGCGTTCAATAGCTAAATCAAAAATCGGGCTATTTTTATCTATTTTAATACCTTTTTCAAAGTAAGCATGAACTTCCATGCCGTGTTTGTGTGCTTCATCAATTAGCCAAGTTAACCAGAGGTCGCGAAACTGATTAGGACAACTTTTATAACCAAAAGTTTTTTGCATCACTTCACTAGTGTACATAGGACAAATATTACCCCATACACCATGAATAATCGTATTAATTCCTTGAGAATGATAATGACGAACTTGTTTTCTAATCTTCTCTTCACTAGCATTATTAGTTACGTTATAACGACTTATATAAATTCCTCTGATTGCTTTTTTATCCAAAGGAGTTTGAGTTGTTGGTGATGCTGGCTGATGATTAGGTTTAACAATTGGTGTTTGAGGTTTTTGAGGTTTTTGAGCTGTTATTGGTGTTGATGAAGCTGGCTGATGATTAGGTTTAACAATTGGCGAATTTGGTAAGGAAGGTGCGGTGGTTACGCGAGGCTAGGAGCCGAAGGTTCTGGTTCGGCGGTCGTCGAATTTAAACCAGGAATAGCTATGGGGAGATTTTGAGGAATAGCTATTGGGAGATTTTGAGGTAATTTGCTAATCATGGCGAAACCTCCTTGATGGTTCAACCACCAATAACCACCGCCTAAAACCAGTAAGATGACAGAAATAGGAATATTTGCGCATCCACATCCACTGTTTTCATTATTTTTATTCGACATCGTAAAATTATTGCCTAGCAAGAGTTTGGGAGATTATTTTAAGTTATTTTAAGCGGCTGAAGCCAAAAATCCAGGTATAGCTAGGGTTTTAGTCGCTTAAAGTAACAGTCTGGCATATTAAATCCAGAAGAGCCAAACTTTTGAGCTTAGGGACGCAGATTCTCTAGTTGTTTGGTAACCCATTCACGATTAAAAATTGCTTGATAGATAGGGTTGTTCACCCTTAGCCATCCTTGTTGATTAACCACCAAACCCGATAGCAGCAATTCGTTGCACTCTTGGCTGTTATCCATCTTTACATCATCTCCAGCTAAAATATGCTGATAAAGTCCCAGCAATTTGTCAGCATAATATTTATTACTCTTATTACTCAAAAGGCGAGCCGAGATGCTTCGGAAATGCTCGGGTTCATCCTGGGATTCCCAATTATCAATAATGCGAGTGTGTACGATTCTCTGTACCCAAGATGCCTCATTACCAGGAGCAATAGTCAACCCGACCCTTACTGAGTCTACCACCAACTGACATAGTTTTTGGGTCAGAAAGGGTTGTCCTCCTGTCCAAGCCAGTATCTCCTTGAGAATCGTTTTAGGGTTACCCCCTGTTCCCTCTAATCCCTTGGCAAGGGGATATGCTTCATGGAATTCAAAGCCATGTAGTTCTATGGCTTTCCCGATATTAAACGGTGTCCGCTTTTTGGCAGTGATCAAATCCCTTGGCTTAGCTACCCCGAACACAGCAAAGACAATGCGATTATAGTCGGGATTAATTACTCTTTGGTTATAGCAGAATCGGATTAGGGCAAAAAAATCATCAACGGGAAAAGGTAAGTTGAGAATAGTATCAATTTCATCAATGAAGATAACAATTCGTTCAGTAGGAAATTTTACCAGCAGGATATCTTCCAGGAAATTACTCAATCGCTGAAGCAGTGAAAGATACTCTTCCTGGTGCCACCAGGATTGGAAATTCAAGTCACCGAATAACTTAAACCCTCGTACTAACTCAGCAACCACTCCTTTGTACCACTGAGTTGGGGTAATTGTTTCGCTACCGATGCGCGTCATATCAATAGTGCTGCATTTAAATCCTTCTTGTTGTAGTTGATGTCTGATGCGCACCGATAGAGAAGACTTACCCATTTGTCGGGGAGCCATAACATAACAAAAATCACCCCTTTTTAAGGCGTTATAGAGTTGGATGTCGCCTTGTCTTTCTACATAGCTAGGCGCATCACTGGCTAGACTACCACCGACTTGGTATAGATGGTCATTTTTAATCATTAAATTGTGAGGTTTTATCAGCTGCTTTACGGACATAAATCTAAAAAAATAAGGTTATTAAAATATTTGTAATAACTGAATTACTATAACCATAGTATAGCATTTACAAATAGGTTGTAAACAATAAACTGGATTTATCATAACCTCAAAAAATTAGCAAAGCTCTTTAATAAGATTGCAGCTTACCTGTTCATTGTGTAAGCATTCAGCCGTCAGCGGTCAGCCGTCAGCAGTCAGCTATCAGCTTGTAGGGTGGGCAAAAAGCGATGCAGCGCGGTCTTGGGGGTTTCCCCCATGAGCGACTGCATCAAGACACAGTTTGATTGTTTTGAGTATTCTAGATTATATTACTTTGCCCACCCTACTTTAATTCGTCTGATAGCTGATAGCTGATAGCTGATAGCTGATAGCTGAATGCTTACTTCATTGTTACCTTTTTTCATCAAATTTACCTTTACATATCATTTAAAAAATATATATCTAAAACTCTAAGCATAGCTTGTGAATAAAGTGTGAAAATATCCTAGGAACTGAAATTGTCAGCTTATGCGCTACGCGCACAGCTTTTAGTTAGGGAAAGAAAAACTTCATATCGGCGAAAATAGAATTAGATCAAGTCCGGTTAATCATTTTGAAAATAGCAGATTTAGCAGCAATAGCAATCAATAGGTTAAATTTTCCGGAATAGACCCACAACATAACGAAAAAAATATTTAACCAAGGAATTTAACTGGGCTTCCCATCAGTCGAGGTTAGCCAGCCAAGCCAAGCCAAGCCAAGCCAAGCCAAGCCAAGCCAAGCCAAGCCAAGCCAAGCCAAGCCAAGCCAAGCCAAGCCAAGCCAAGCCAAGCCAAGCCAAGCCAAGCCAAGCCAAGCCAAGCCAAGCCAAGCCAAGCCAAGCCAAGCCAAGCCAAGCCAAGCCAAGCCAAGCCAAGCCAAGCCAAGCCAAGCCAAGCCAAGCCAAGCCAAGCCAAGCCAAGCCAAGCCAAGCCAAGCCAAGCCAAGCCAAGCCAAGCCAAGCCAAGCCAAGCCAAGCCAAGCCAAGCCAAGCCAAGCCAAGCCAAGCCAAGCCAAGCCAAGCCAAGCCAAGCCAAGCCAAGCCAAGCCAAGCCAAGCCAAGCCAAGCCAAATCATGTTGACCGAAAATCCTGAGGGCGCAAGCCCCTAAATTCCATTTATGGGGTTAGCCCGAACAGGAATTTATTCCCTAACCATCCTGGAACTTCTGCTATGGGGATATCGACTATAATATTAAGTAAAGCCAGTAAATCAAGGAGGTGATTTTAGGTGTTGGTAATGGAGTTCAAGGCTGTCCTTAAAGAGTCTCAAAAATTAGCAATAAATGAGGCAATTAGAACGGCTCGCTTTGTCCGAAATAAAGTACTTCGGTACTGGATTGATAATCGTGGAGTGGGCAAAAAAGAATTGTACCGTTACAACACCCAAATACGCGAAGAGTTCAAATTTGTCAAAGACCTGAACAGTCATGCATGTCAAGCCTCAATTGAAAATGTGGAACGGGCAATAAAGCGGTTCTACGACAACTGCAAGAAAAAGGTGCCTGGGAAGAAAGGATATCCCCGATTCAAAAAGCGTTCTAGGTCAGTTGAGTACAAGCAATCTGGCTGGAAGCTATCCCCAGACAAAAAGTCTATCAAATTTACTGATAAGAAAGGGATCGGGAAGGTTAAACTCAAAGGAACCTGGGACTTATGGCGCTTCGACCAAAAACTGATCAAGCGGGTCAGAATAATCCAAAGGGCGGATGGTTATTACGTTCAATTTTGTGTCAAATTAGACAATCACGAACAACTAGAAGCTACCGGTTTTATTGTTGGCTTGGACGTAGGACTGAAATAATTTTACACCGATTCTGATGGTTACTCTGAACCTAATCCAAGGTTTTATCGCAAAGGCGAGAAACGCCTGAAGTTTTATCAACGTCGAGTTTCTCGAAAGAAAAAAGGCTCATCCAATCGCAAAAAGGCAATTAATAGACTAGGCAGGACTCACCTCAAAATAAGTAGGCAGCGTAGTGAACATGCGAAGAGACTTGCACGTTGCGTAACTCGGTCTAACGACTTGGTCGCCTATGAAGACTTGAAGGTAAAAAACTTAGTAAAAAATCACTGTCTTGCCAAGTCTATTAATGATGCTGGTTGGTATCAATTCCGGGAATGGTTGGAATATTTTGGTAAAAAGTTTGGCCGAATAACTGTCGCAGTTAATCCTGCTTATACTACCCAAAATTGTTCTCAGTGCGGCGAGGTTGTGAAAAAGTCACTATCAACTAGGACTCATACCTGTAAATGTAGCTGCCAGCTAGACAGAGACCATAACGCCGCCAAAAACATCCTATCTAGAGCCTTGAGTACGGTGGGGCACACCGGAACTTTAAGCAACGCTTGGGGAGAGGATGCCTCTACTTTTCTTGGTTCCGGCCTGGAAAAGCAAGTAACCTCGTTGAACCAAGAATCCCCCTGATTCTATCAGTGGGGAGTGTCAATAATCATCCTATGGCTGAGCGGGTAGAGTGCATCTGCTCAAAGCTGTTTGACCCGGTGGGTGGAATGGGCATCTTGGTGGAACGGGCATCTTGGTGGAACGGGCATCTTGGTGGAACGGGCATCTTGGTGGAACGGGCATCTTGGTGGAACGGGCATCTTGGTGGAACGGGCATCTTGGTGGAACGGGCATCTTGCCCGTTATCAATATTTTCCGGGCGGGCTGTCCCAACACTGGCGGTGCGTTACGGGCAGCAACCTAACACTGAGAAAGAGGCGGAAAATCAAGGCGAGCCCGTCCCGTAACGCACCCTACGCACCCTACGCAACTAATTACCAACATTTAATAACAAGAAATTATGTATCAGCGCATCAATAGCACAGTTTTCTTAGCTTTAGTGTCCAGCATTATGGCACTCACCAATCCAACTAAAGACGCTTATCTTGATCATGCGTCATGGCACTTACATGATACTTACTGCCAACAGAAATCCCTTCCTCTTGGGGTAAAAGCAGCTTGTTTTGTTGGTAAACCTTTACCACCTGATGTAGTTAAGCCAGTGATCGAAAGCTACACTCGTCACCAAAACTATTTCCTTTTCAGTATCTATACCACCAACTTCTGGGGTAAAAAATTCCACACAGTTGGGCTAGGGGGCAAATTTTTTATGCTTTAATTATGTAAGCTATCAGCTATCAGTTATACCAAAGGGAACAGGGAACAGGGAACAGGGAACAGGGAGTAGGGAGTAGCGATGCAGAGGTGCGACCCGTGGCGAATTTAATTCGCCACGGGTCGCACCTCAAGAATTTGTACTTCACCAAATTGCAAACCGCTGTACTTAATTCTATCAGAATTGCAGCCCTATAAGAAACTATGATCGTGGAAAATCTTCTATGTCAACGGATTCATAGTCTAATTCAGAGACTGTAAACTTATATCTTTTACCTCGTTCTAAACTCCTGGTTTTGATAGTACATTCTTTAGAGTTTTTACCATCACCTGTTCCTACAGAGCAAGATTTAAACTTTATGTTTAAAAAGTTATTGGTATAGATTCTATCGCTTCCTGATGACAATTTTTGTATCCTATTATTGATCCAATACTTTACCGAGTAGGGAGTCTGATTGGATATAAGTGTACCAACTTCAGGGGTATTTGGCTGGATAAAGCTTCGGATAACCCAGTCACTACCACATTTGTACTGAGTAAGAGTCCTGATATCAGCACACAAAGACATAGGAACTTCTGAGTTCATACAAACTGATTTCGTAATAGGATACGAATCTCTTTGTCTGACATCAACATTTCTTTTAATTACAGCAGTTAAAACTCCAGACTCAATTACACGATTGCGTTCTTTAATCTCG
The Moorena sp. SIOASIH genome window above contains:
- a CDS encoding AAA-like domain-containing protein, coding for MIKNDHLYQVGGSLASDAPSYVERQGDIQLYNALKRGDFCYVMAPRQMGKSSLSVRIRHQLQQEGFKCSTIDMTRIGSETITPTQWYKGVVAELVRGFKLFGDLNFQSWWHQEEYLSLLQRLSNFLEDILLVKFPTERIVIFIDEIDTILNLPFPVDDFFALIRFCYNQRVINPDYNRIVFAVFGVAKPRDLITAKKRTPFNIGKAIELHGFEFHEAYPLAKGLEGTGGNPKTILKEILAWTGGQPFLTQKLCQLVVDSVRVGLTIAPGNEASWVQRIVHTRIIDNWESQDEPEHFRSISARLLSNKSNKYYADKLLGLYQHILAGDDVKMDNSQECNELLLSGLVVNQQGWLRVNNPIYQAIFNREWVTKQLENLRP
- a CDS encoding family 10 glycosylhydrolase translates to MDKKAIRGIYISRYNVTNNASEEKIRKQVRHYHSQGINTIIHGVWGNICPMYTSEVMQKTFGYKSCPNQFRDLWLTWLIDEAHKHGMEVHAYFEKGIKIDKNSPIFDLAIERKWVVPGVDRTYPGIEHYILDVEIPEVANFFRDILVEFVEKYPKIDAVQWDDYLGYHAELPGKVNRTNKLTAFSQEMIGAMKQANPKVSFDLCHHNPYWAKKYFAADWPKWNVDRVFIQAYNDKNFTKEVDYAETYDGIAISDQQLHRLPEIIDNNKIKAILVFPNGTNPEDIASKLKQFYVK
- a CDS encoding DUF4359 domain-containing protein, whose product is MALTNPTKDAYLDHASWHLHDTYCQQKSLPLGVKAACFVGKPLPPDVVKPVIESYTRHQNYFLFSIYTTNFWGKKFHTVGLGGKFFML